From the Colletotrichum lupini chromosome 1, complete sequence genome, the window CCTCGAATGGTCTTTCAAGGTCCAAGATGGTCTGGGGTGTATCGTTCTGTGCAGCCTTCGATGTCGATGTTGAGCCCACTAGCTGGGTTTGAGGGAGAGACGATTGGCCGGTGCCGGATGAGGATACAAGGAGAGGCGCAACACGTTTCCTACCGTCCTTGCCAACCGTCACCCGGGACTTGAGCTCCTTGACTCTCTCCCCCGACTTATCGCCATTCTCTTCTGCAGGCTTCTCCCTCTCTTTCTCTGGCTCGACATTGCCGTTGGTGGGCCTCGGCGTTGATGTGCCCGTGGCTGTCCCATTGCCAACCGGTTTGGTTCCGTTAGTCGCAGGCGTTGCCCCTTTGGAGGAACCCGGGTCACCCATCAAGGCGCCCATCCTTGACTCTGCAGCTCGAGACTCGCCAGCTTTACTTTGATTCTCCAGGTTCAGACCTTCTATGTCCTCTGCGATACCCATGCCTTTCCTTGACGCGCCGTACTTCTGAAGAGCCTTGTCATTTTCGCCAGCGTCCGCAACCCAACCAAGCTCCCCGTGATCGAATGATATTCCGAGAAGTGTGCCGTCCAAGCTGGCGGCGAAAATGGTAGTTCCGTCGGGTGACCAAGCCAAGTCAGAAATGGATTTGCTGGCTACATCCTGAAGAATGACTACAGGTCGTGAGGTGTTCGTATTCCAGATACTCAGGGTCTTGTCTTGGCCTGCTGAGGCTATAACAGTGACCAAGGCATTGTTGTCTGGTTGCTCCGCCGGATTCTCCGTATGAAACAGGCGTGGTGAGAACATGCAGACCTCGGTCGGCCCTTCGTGGCCGATTAGGTTGATCTCACTGTCCCATCGTGTTCGTTCAATTATCGCGACTGAGCTGACAGGACCATTGACGGCGTTTGGGGCGGCAATGTGGTTCCCATCAGGAGACCAGGAGCATCGCCGAAAGTAAGTAGTCAACGGTGAACTCTTAAAGGGCCCGCTGATTGTTTGCTCCAACACAAAGTTGTTAACCATATCATGTTGCGTCGCATTCGGTGCAGGTGGCGTAAAACGGAAGATTTTAATTGTTCGATCGTCGCTGGCGGTCGCAAAGAACTTGTTTGCAGGATCGAACGTGATGCCTTTTACGTGACTTGAGTGGACGGTTATGGTCTTGAGCTTCTCGAAGCTGTGGCCCGACCAGACCACAATCTTGGAGTCCAAGCCAACCGACACCAGTATGGAGGAATCGTAGGACCAGGCAAGGTCCTGAACATCGTTCTCGTGTCCGACGAGTCGCTTGTACGTCTTCCAATTCTCGACCGGTGGGGGTTCTGCGCCAAGTCCTGTAATATTGCATTAGCATCCGTCACGTCGAGGGCATAGCGCATTGGGTTTCGGCAGGAGCGCATTACCAAAAGAAGCGACCGGGGGGTTCTTGTCAAGATGGTAGACGCAAATAAGCTTGTCATCGGCACCTGATGCGAGATATCGACCATTTGGAGAGAAGCGAACAGAGTGGATGGTGCCGAGGTGATGGCTCATGTGGCAGAGCTGTCTCGGCTTGCCTTCTGCGTCACCATTCGCATCGCCATAGATGGCCTCGGTTGACCACACTCTGACATGGCCATCGCCTCCAGCGGTCGCAAGTCGTTTCCCATCGGAGGATACGTGACAGCTGTACACCTCGAAGTCCTTCTGCTCGCCGGAATGGCTCAGCCACGTAGGCTTAATGACGCGCATCGCGAATGGCCCCCAGTGTCATTTAGACCAGGTCCACGGTCGAGAAGGAGGGTCTGTACGAGAATGCGACGTCGATCGGGGTGTTGCTGAACTTCTCGTCGATGAGTAAGGCGTTGCGATTGATGCGCCACGATGTGGTTGGTGATAGTGAAGCTGGGGGAACTTAAAGCTGAATACGCAAAAAATGGCGACAAGCCAAACAGGTGGGCACAAATTGGGGTTGATTGAATCCCAAGAAAACGCGTTCTGCGGAGCCCGGACGCCCTGGAATTCGCGTCAAAAGCTCCTGCTGCTGCGTACGCTAAATGAGCGGCCAATTGACACCAAAACTGCAAAGGTACGTCCCGTCTTGAGCTGCTGCACAGACCACCTTCGCGGTCTCACATAGACTCGGGACGGATTAATGACCCTCCTCAATCTACGTACCACTACTCACACCATGCATggagtaccttacctaccttagtacctaaggtaggtaatTACCTTACGAACCAAGAAGGAGCGGAGGGTGCAAGATGAGGTAATCGCCTTCCTTCCGTTCAAGTCCCCGGAGCCGGACAATCTTGGTGGAGCATCTTGGCGGCGTTATCGCGGAGCGGAGTCGGCTCGCAGTTCCTCCTCGAGGATCCACATTTCCGTGATAATTAGCCCAAAATCGGTCTGTCTGTTCATCCATCTTTATCTTCATGTCTTTACCTTGAGAATCTAGTCAGCGAACCATGCCACGGCAGGATCATAACAAATCAAGCTGACAAAATCTGCCCGAATCCCCTTATACAGCGGTAACGTTATTCCCAGTCATGGCTGAAATATTCCGTTTAGAAACGACTTAGCCTCAAATCTTTCGGGTTTCTATAAAGATTAACGAATTGGTATTTTCCCTCATGTGCTTTCCAATACATACTTGTACCACGCTATCCTTCTTGCATAATCAGAAAGCCACGCCGCAATCCAACATGAGTTCGCACGAGAAGAAGATATTGGTCGTCCTGGGCGCTACCGGAAACCAGGGTGGCTCTGTAGTTCGAGCATTTCTGAACGACACAACTTTGTCGAGCTATTGGCACGTACGAGGTGTAACTCGAAATCCATCCTCTGAGTCCGCGGTCAAATTATCAAAGCTTAGAGCGGAAATGGTCTCTGCCTCCCTCGGCTCCGTCTCGGAGCTCAAGTCAGCGTTCGAAGACGCAACGGCGATCTTTGCAGTGACAGACTTCTGGAGTGCGATCAAGACCGAAGAGGTCAAACACAGGGTCCAAAGCGAAGAAATTGACCTCGCTATTGCTACTCGGGATCTAGAGGAGACTTGGGGCAGAAATATTGCAACAGCGGCAGCCGAAATACCGACTCTAGAGCGCTTCGTCTTTAGCAGTCTCCCACCTGTCTCCCAACTCAGTCAAGGAAAGCTGAAGCACGTTCACCACTTTGACGGCAAAGCCAACGTTCTCCAATATATTCGACAAGAACATCCCACACTCTGGGCCAAGACTTCACAGGTTTTGGTTGGATTCTACAACTCCAATATTTTACCCGACTCGTATTTCGGACCCAAATTCAATCCAGTGACAGGAAAAGTCGAGTTCGAGGGGCCCGTGAGTGACGACAATCTTATACCATTCATCGATGCTTCGTCCAGCACCGGACATTTTGTCAGGGCTCTGGTTCTTGATGCGCCAGCGGGTACAATCCTGGCGGCTTACGACGAGATGAAGTCGCTCGGAGAGTGCGTCGAGTTTCTACGTAGGGAAACGGGTCGGGACTTTGTTTTTGTGCAAAGAAATGTCGAAGAGATGGCAGCCGAATCGCCGCTAGGTCGTGAGGCTCCTGAGAGCTGGGTCTGGCTCGCAGAATATGGTCTCTTTGGAGAGAAAGTTGAAGAATGGAAACAGCTCCTGACATTACCCGGAGGTCTAGAAAATAGGATTGGAACGGTCAAAGTCGATGAATGGCTTTCAGCACAGGACTGGAGCAAGGCCTTTCAATCGGCTTAGTGTAGTCATGCAGTCGCAACACCTTTATTGTTACGAAACGCAGGATAAGCTAGCCGGCAGTTTTCCTCCTCATTTTCAAACGATTGATCAGTGTTTCGTTCGAACCATTGCTATATGAACATGCTACGGCATTTCGATGGAACTGACCCCTTGTTTTGCTACTTGCGGCAGATGTCTTTGGACATTGGCTTATCTGATATCCATGGTTTTCATGAATCTTATTATCTCGACACTGTCGGCTCCGTCTATAGTCCTTGGTCCGTGTCGAACCCATGCCTTCGCGATAACATGTTGAAAGATAGTATACACCGGCCGACGCCGACGAAGAAACTCGTGATATCGCAACTCGCTGGCAACCAATTCTTAAGCGAAGCATCCGACGTTTAGATGTCTTGCCTGATTGAGCATCAACGCCGATGCGGGCACAACAACCCGTGGCCGCACTGCATCACATGCAAGCCTGACAACATGGAAAGCCAAGAACCCAAGGAGAAGGTGCAAGCACGTCCGGGCGTCTCCGACAACAGCTAAAGACTACATACAATCAGGCAGAGAGATATGCCTCGAATCAGATTGTCCGGCATCGGGTGAGCGGCACTTGATCCCTGTTTTCAAGGGGCACATATCCCCCACTGAAGCTTGATTAAGGTTAAGCAAGTTCGCTTGGAAACCGGTTGCGAGAAATGAAGATGGAGCTTCGACAGCTAGGAAACTTCTAACTTTGTTGATATGGTGCAATCAATTTGGCTCGCGGCCGGATTATTTACTGGCTTGTGCTCTATTAAATACCTAAAGTAGACTACAAGCTCCCACCTGGAGCTGCTGTATTTGATGAGTACAAACGGGAAGTACAGTCACGGGAAACCACACTGGAATCGCGAGGAAGAAGATTGATGACTTCTCCACCCACTGAATGATTACCTACGCTGATCTCCCGGCGATGGGACGAACGCGCCACGGCTGAGCTGTAACCCCATGGAGAAGGTAGCTAACGAGGCCACCTGTAAGCTTCGCAGCAGGCGCTTAAGCTGAAAGGCGGCTTTGCTTTTGCCTCTCCCCCATACAGATTGCAGCCCACCGGAGCGCAGACAAACCCCCGTGGCAGAATGATAGGGACAGCCCGAACGTTTCAAAACCCACTTCGAGGTTAAGCCTATTTTGACAGCTGGTTAAGAGAATGGTGGATCGGAGCTGGCCGCCAGGGGGGGGAAATAGGCAAAGGCGGGAAACCACAGGGAATCAGGGACTGAGAAGGACGCAACTCAAGACTCAAATGCGGGGATTTCCAACGCCGTGTGGGACGGGAGACACGGGAAAGACTTCCTCACCCGGCTTAGGAACGCTTTTTGTCTTCTTGATGACATTACACAGTTGGTGCTTGGCCCGGGATTGGGGTCGCAATGCCGTCGGTAGATGCGCCTGACTAGCGCACGACATCCATGTCCGCAACACCACTCAAAGGGTGCCGAAAGCACTGGGCACAACTTGACTTGTTAGTTCTCGACGTGTCAGCAAGCGCGCAAGTCTTAGCAGAAGGAACACTACGGTTACACTAACGAAGCTGAGTGGGAACCTCTCAAGGCTTGAGTTGAAccaaggcggaccggacagGTTTCCCATGTGTTATGGCCTCTTTTATTTTCCAGCCAACCACGTCGGCGTTCCTGGCCATGCGCGATAAGATCCCTAAAAACACCTTCCGCATTAAGGACCGGGGATCGACAAGTGGACACAGCGGAGTCGTGGACGCGCTGACACCGCTACCCTGGGAGACTTGGGACTTTGTGCTTTCGCTTGGCTGTTGCTTGCCGTACTGTAGCATCACACTGGAGTCGGGGTCCTCACAATAATTGGAAAGTCAGTTTGGCCTTCTATTTACAGACGACTTCCGTGTATAAAGATGATGAGGGTTCCCGCGATCATTGGGACTGAAGAGAAGCTCCTCAGGCCCAGTCATCCAGTCTTCGTCTCCCAGCCCACAACCTTCCCCTTCCCAACAACACCAACCACAACCGCCAAGATGCAGTTCTCCGTTGTCCTTGTCTCCCTCTTCGCCCTGGCCGTCTCCGCCGCCCCCGCCGAGATCCAGAAGCGCTCCACCACCTGCGGCAGCACCACCTACACCACCGCCCAGGTCAACGCCGCCTCCAACGCCGCCTGCACCCACGTCAAGGCCGGCACCGTCGCCGGCAGCTCCACCTACCCCCACCGCTACAACAACTACGAGGGCTTCGACTTT encodes:
- a CDS encoding NmrA-like family protein; translation: MCFPIHTCTTLSFLHNQKATPQSNMSSHEKKILVVLGATGNQGGSVVRAFLNDTTLSSYWHVRGVTRNPSSESAVKLSKLRAEMVSASLGSVSELKSAFEDATAIFAVTDFWSAIKTEEVKHRVQSEEIDLAIATRDLEETWGRNIATAAAEIPTLERFVFSSLPPVSQLSQGKLKHVHHFDGKANVLQYIRQEHPTLWAKTSQVLVGFYNSNILPDSYFGPKFNPVTGKVEFEGPVSDDNLIPFIDASSSTGHFVRALVLDAPAGTILAAYDEMKSLGECVEFLRRETGRDFVFVQRNVEEMAAESPLGREAPESWVWLAEYGLFGEKVEEWKQLLTLPGGLENRIGTVKVDEWLSAQDWSKAFQSA
- a CDS encoding WD domain-containing protein; this translates as MRVIKPTWLSHSGEQKDFEVYSCHVSSDGKRLATAGGDGHVRVWSTEAIYGDANGDAEGKPRQLCHMSHHLGTIHSVRFSPNGRYLASGADDKLICVYHLDKNPPVASFGLGAEPPPVENWKTYKRLVGHENDVQDLAWSYDSSILVSVGLDSKIVVWSGHSFEKLKTITVHSSHVKGITFDPANKFFATASDDRTIKIFRFTPPAPNATQHDMVNNFVLEQTISGPFKSSPLTTYFRRCSWSPDGNHIAAPNAVNGPVSSVAIIERTRWDSEINLIGHEGPTEVCMFSPRLFHTENPAEQPDNNALVTVIASAGQDKTLSIWNTNTSRPVVILQDVASKSISDLAWSPDGTTIFAASLDGTLLGISFDHGELGWVADAGENDKALQKYGASRKGMGIAEDIEGLNLENQSKAGESRAAESRMGALMGDPGSSKGATPATNGTKPVGNGTATGTSTPRPTNGNVEPEKEREKPAEENGDKSGERVKELKSRVTVGKDGRKRVAPLLVSSSGTGQSSLPQTQLVGSTSTSKAAQNDTPQTILDLERPFEGLPKGGVAAMLLGNKRKTPVIEGEDEEDPASKRQATGPTPVVLNGVDGVEPASVVPAAYGVVPTPEYLRPAVLNPSIAFAQIRLAVPKVRSQIVRPLERGVLLPESSTDDASKVPENIILEARNPAQIRDPSFISATKRGTLLWQDYLPRAVILVTGNKNFWAVACEDGSIYTWTPAGRRLMNPIIMESQPVILECRNNYLLCINAVGLCHVWDLQRQAALHPPVSLGPVLELATTSLNLNTTTPGPGITSAQLNSAGHIVVTLTNGDGYCYTRDMFTWQRVSEAWWAVGSQYWNSNDSSIGALQPTAVGPVTPAKPKDDSTANVSAGIIPYLERHTTNEFLLKGRAYTLQRIVKMLLTKDGFEGFESTVSIAHLENRIAAALHLDARDEFRLYLFMYAKRLGAEGHRGKVEELLNSLLGGILRNKDEKPSEGGRGWFSQEDEICGWDRKELLKGVVMILGKFRELQRLTIQYARVLDLNLESDGAMEIEP
- a CDS encoding ribonuclease; its protein translation is MMRVPAIIGTEEKLLRPSHPVFVSQPTTFPFPTTPTTTAKMQFSVVLVSLFALAVSAAPAEIQKRSTTCGSTTYTTAQVNAASNAACTHVKAGTVAGSSTYPHRYNNYEGFDFDVTGPWYEFPIKTSGVYTGGSPGADRVVINASCGQAGQITHTGASGNNFVGCSGTS